A genomic stretch from Calidithermus timidus DSM 17022 includes:
- a CDS encoding vWA domain-containing protein produces MTFAHPLLLAILPLVLGLIYGLYRRRRPRERKVAGLWLWQQARRRGQARRRFDLRLFLLLLAGLFAGLALSLPRLELDRPGPLVLILDASASMAATDRAPSRLEWAKAQVRGRLASSPRAVLVRAGRSNEVFGPAAGQELLDELEQLRAGDEQANLTAAVALGKSRLNAPALVVSDASPPENADGYLNAAGNGQNVGITAVGAGFVAVGNSGPGPWKGEVIVGGRSYRLEVPAGGFSTLEVPATPTLQARLGTTDALSLDNSAEFSRRHVRVALEENSPVLERLLALLGTIRSSRPEVRFSFAPPPENPPAFSVYFARRGSPQAMVDDVERSVPYLRGVELVGFRLPIPPAPPATWQPLVRSESGQAMAWFHPNGLYLPDPASLQNLPAFPVLLYNLIVPRGEQRRGLLSAGETLLPRPQPDKPLPPTLRLELSPWLALLAAMVLGLESFLYRSARAGKQPPLNLRLTEGANPA; encoded by the coding sequence GTGACCTTCGCCCACCCACTCCTGCTGGCGATCTTGCCCCTGGTCCTGGGCCTGATCTACGGGCTCTACCGTCGCCGCAGGCCGCGCGAACGCAAGGTCGCTGGGTTGTGGCTGTGGCAGCAGGCCCGGCGGCGGGGCCAGGCCCGTCGCCGCTTCGATTTGCGGCTGTTTCTGCTGCTGCTGGCGGGGTTGTTCGCCGGGCTGGCGCTGTCCCTGCCGCGCCTCGAGCTCGACCGCCCCGGACCGCTGGTACTCATCCTTGACGCCTCGGCCTCGATGGCCGCGACCGATCGGGCTCCCAGCCGCCTGGAGTGGGCCAAGGCGCAGGTGCGCGGGCGGCTCGCAAGCAGCCCCAGGGCAGTGCTGGTGCGGGCCGGGCGCAGCAATGAGGTTTTTGGCCCAGCAGCAGGGCAGGAGCTGCTCGACGAACTCGAGCAGCTTCGCGCCGGGGACGAACAGGCCAACCTCACCGCCGCGGTCGCGCTGGGCAAGTCCCGCCTGAACGCCCCGGCCCTGGTAGTAAGCGACGCATCCCCGCCCGAGAATGCCGATGGCTACCTCAACGCGGCAGGCAACGGGCAAAACGTGGGCATCACTGCCGTCGGGGCGGGCTTCGTGGCGGTGGGCAACAGCGGTCCCGGCCCCTGGAAGGGCGAAGTGATCGTCGGAGGCAGGAGCTATCGCCTCGAGGTGCCCGCCGGAGGCTTCAGCACCCTCGAGGTGCCCGCCACCCCCACGCTCCAGGCCCGCCTGGGCACCACCGACGCCCTGAGCCTGGACAACAGCGCCGAGTTCAGCCGCCGCCACGTGCGGGTGGCGCTCGAGGAAAATTCCCCCGTGCTGGAGCGCCTATTGGCCCTGCTGGGCACCATCCGCAGCAGCAGACCCGAGGTGCGCTTCAGCTTCGCCCCCCCTCCGGAGAACCCTCCGGCCTTCAGCGTCTACTTCGCCCGCAGGGGGAGCCCACAGGCCATGGTCGACGACGTCGAGCGCAGCGTCCCCTACTTGCGCGGGGTAGAGCTGGTGGGCTTTCGCCTCCCCATTCCCCCCGCACCCCCGGCCACCTGGCAACCGCTGGTCCGTAGCGAAAGCGGGCAGGCCATGGCCTGGTTTCACCCCAACGGCCTCTACCTGCCCGACCCCGCCTCCTTGCAAAACCTCCCGGCCTTCCCGGTGCTGCTCTACAACCTCATCGTCCCGAGGGGCGAGCAGCGGCGGGGCCTGCTCAGCGCCGGGGAAACCTTGTTGCCTCGCCCCCAGCCCGACAAGCCCCTGCCTCCGACGCTGAGGCTGGAGCTGAGCCCCTGGCTGGCGCTGCTGGCGGCGATGGTGCTGGGGCTCGAGAGCTTCCTTTACCGAAGCGCTCGAGCCGGAAAGCAGCCTCCGTTAAACCTCCGCTTGACGGAAGGGGCGAACCCGGCGTAG